The Wansuia hejianensis genomic interval CTTCTGATTGTTGCTTTGTTCGTTGATTTCCTGATCTCTACCAGAGATCGGGATAAGGTTAAGTGACAGGAGAAGGGGGTAAATATAAAAATGAAAATACAAAACAATCGGTTAAAAAACCTGCTTAGAAATAATACGTTTATCATGCTGCTGGTAGCAATAGCAGTCATTGTGTTCTTCTTCTTCATCAACAAGAATTACCTTTCGCTTGCGAATATCCAGACGGTGCTGCTGACCATATCCTTTGACGGCTTGCTGACGCTGGGCGCCGCGCTGGTATTGATCGGCGGCAACGTGGACCTTTCTACAGGAGCGGTCGCCTGCTTCTCCGGATGCCTGTTCGGACTTGCCTGCAACGCGGGAATCCCCTGGGGTATTGCGCTTGCGCTGGGCATCCTGGTTGGACTGATCCTTGGCCTGATTAATGCGCTGCTGATCAATGAACTGAAGTTCATGAGCTTCATCTCCACTCTGGCAGTAGCGCAGGTATACAGAGGTTTCGTAGATTATTGGCTGACAGGAAGAAATATTCAGATCACCAACCCGGGAGTACGTGTGCTGGGCGCCACCATTGCCGGCATTCCGGTGGCATTTCTCATTTTTATAATCGTGCTGATTGTGTATGCGGTCATTCTGAATACGCGGAGAGTCGGCCGCTCCATCTAT includes:
- a CDS encoding ABC transporter permease → MKIQNNRLKNLLRNNTFIMLLVAIAVIVFFFFINKNYLSLANIQTVLLTISFDGLLTLGAALVLIGGNVDLSTGAVACFSGCLFGLACNAGIPWGIALALGILVGLILGLINALLINELKFMSFISTLAVAQVYRGFVDYWLTGRNIQITNPGVRVLGATIAGIPVAFLIFIIVLIVYAVILNTRRVGRSIYLIGGNAEAARLSGVNPKKMSYFIYINSAFVCALAGIIWTCRMHTIATTTGTGGETNALTAAVLGGVSFMGGVGGAGACFVGVFLLDFFNSGLTAVGFPAYWQIVAKGALLILALTIDFLVNRSKQKKLKG